In one Clostridia bacterium genomic region, the following are encoded:
- a CDS encoding efflux RND transporter permease subunit: MSNSPTLRAAGKLARSFIDSKLTPLVIVASLLLGAFATLRTPREEEPQIVVPMLDVLVQMPGASAAEVQERVSVPMERLLREIPGVEYIYTISHPEASMLVVRFEVGTKEEDAIVKTYNKLYSNFDRIPPGVSHPLIKPRSIDDVPILALTLWGKGHDGYELRRIAAEVESAIKQVDDVSETHIIGGQRRQVRVVLDSQRLAAYGMTPAAVAIQLERANMRAQAGSFASDNREFQVEAGRFLSSANDLRQIVVGVNGGRPIYLRDVVQEIVDGPEEPNSYVSFANAAGAGSNAQKGDFPAVTITVAKRKSTNATVIAQSVLRRVEDMKHNLLPSDVNVTVTRNYGQTAKEKSDELLQHLLIATFSVALLIALALGWRESGVVLVAIPVTLALTLAIFYFFGYTLNRVTLFALIFSIGILVDDAIVVVENIVRHFRLPKNGGRSLTQVAIEAVDEVGNPTILATFAVIAAIMPMALVRGLMGPYMRPIPVGASAAMIFSLLVAFVVSPWAALRLLRHYADRPGEEHEKEGWTTRLYRRVMTPLISNSARRWQFLGVVVVLLLLACSLVAFKLVRVKMLPFDNKSEFQVIIDMPNGTTLEQTTRVAQELGRALSLEPEVSNYQIHSGTAGPHNFNGLVRHYFLRSGANVADIQVNLLDRHERKEQSHDIAKRLRPKLVEIGNQFGAKIKVAEVPPGPPVLQTLVAEVYGPDYRQQIEVAKQIKGIFQQTPGVVDVDWYVEDPQAKYDMVVDLDKAALHGVSAADVTRTVQIGLGGSTAGLLHTTDSREDVPIRVQLARPVRSGVDALAALRLPTATGAQVSLAEVTNTHQTTIDTSLYRKNLRPVVYVTGDISGAEESPVYAIMKMNRAIDELKFPGGYTIKRYTATLPDEHDRVAMKWDGEWHITYEVFRDLGIAFAAVLVLIYVLVVGWFRSFITPLVIMAPIPLTLVGILPAHAALGAFFTATSMIGFIAGAGIIVRNSIILVDFIELRRSEGMPLEQAVIDAGAVRFRPMLLTAAAVVVGASVILFDPIFQGLALSLMAGEVASTLLSRMAVPVLYYMSQRRRTPPDSVLECAPEQNSTEVHA, translated from the coding sequence ATGTCCAATTCTCCGACCCTTCGTGCCGCTGGCAAACTCGCCCGCAGCTTCATCGACTCAAAGCTAACGCCGCTGGTGATCGTCGCTTCCCTCCTGCTTGGCGCATTCGCCACCTTGCGGACTCCGCGCGAAGAAGAGCCGCAGATCGTCGTGCCCATGCTCGACGTATTGGTGCAGATGCCAGGCGCGAGTGCCGCTGAAGTGCAGGAGCGCGTTAGCGTGCCCATGGAACGCCTTCTGCGCGAGATACCCGGAGTCGAATACATCTACACAATCTCGCATCCCGAAGCATCGATGCTCGTCGTTCGCTTCGAGGTGGGCACAAAGGAAGAAGATGCGATCGTCAAGACGTATAACAAGCTCTATTCGAACTTCGACCGCATTCCACCCGGTGTTTCGCATCCGCTCATAAAGCCGCGTTCGATCGACGACGTCCCGATCCTGGCGCTCACCCTTTGGGGTAAAGGACACGATGGGTACGAATTGCGACGTATCGCCGCCGAGGTCGAGAGTGCGATCAAGCAGGTAGATGATGTCTCCGAGACGCACATCATCGGCGGACAGCGGCGTCAGGTCCGCGTCGTGCTCGATTCTCAGCGGCTCGCCGCCTATGGCATGACCCCCGCTGCTGTCGCCATCCAACTTGAGCGCGCAAACATGCGAGCACAGGCCGGGAGCTTCGCATCGGATAATCGCGAATTCCAGGTGGAGGCGGGCCGGTTCCTCAGCTCCGCAAACGACCTACGGCAGATCGTCGTTGGAGTGAACGGCGGCAGGCCTATCTACCTTCGCGATGTCGTCCAGGAAATCGTGGACGGTCCCGAGGAGCCGAATAGCTACGTCTCTTTTGCCAATGCTGCAGGCGCAGGATCGAACGCCCAGAAAGGCGACTTCCCTGCCGTCACGATCACGGTCGCCAAGCGCAAGAGCACCAACGCCACCGTGATCGCCCAAAGCGTGCTTCGCCGTGTCGAAGACATGAAGCACAATCTTCTGCCTTCTGACGTGAACGTCACGGTAACGCGCAACTACGGCCAGACGGCGAAAGAGAAGTCCGACGAGTTGCTTCAGCATTTGCTGATTGCAACGTTCTCGGTGGCGTTGCTGATCGCGCTCGCCCTGGGATGGCGCGAGTCAGGCGTCGTGCTCGTTGCAATCCCGGTCACGCTCGCGCTCACGCTTGCCATCTTCTATTTCTTTGGATACACGCTGAACCGCGTCACTCTTTTCGCGCTTATCTTCTCGATCGGCATTCTTGTGGACGATGCAATTGTCGTGGTCGAGAACATCGTGCGCCATTTCCGGCTGCCAAAGAACGGCGGGCGCTCGCTCACGCAGGTTGCGATCGAAGCGGTCGATGAGGTCGGCAACCCGACCATTCTCGCGACCTTTGCGGTAATCGCCGCGATTATGCCGATGGCGCTTGTCCGCGGGCTCATGGGCCCCTACATGCGTCCGATTCCTGTTGGTGCATCGGCTGCCATGATCTTCTCGCTCCTGGTCGCGTTCGTGGTTTCGCCCTGGGCCGCACTTCGTCTGCTCAGGCACTATGCCGACCGCCCAGGAGAGGAACACGAGAAAGAAGGATGGACCACGCGACTCTATCGCCGTGTCATGACGCCGCTGATCAGCAACTCCGCCCGGCGCTGGCAATTTCTCGGCGTGGTAGTCGTACTCCTGTTGCTCGCGTGTTCGCTGGTCGCGTTCAAACTCGTCCGCGTCAAAATGCTTCCGTTCGACAACAAAAGCGAGTTCCAGGTCATCATCGACATGCCGAACGGCACCACGCTCGAACAGACGACGCGTGTCGCGCAGGAACTCGGACGTGCGCTGTCGCTTGAGCCCGAAGTTTCCAATTACCAAATCCACTCGGGAACTGCCGGCCCGCATAATTTCAATGGACTCGTGCGGCACTACTTCCTGCGCAGCGGTGCGAATGTGGCCGACATCCAGGTCAACCTGCTCGATCGTCACGAACGCAAGGAACAGAGTCATGATATTGCAAAGCGGCTGCGGCCCAAGTTGGTCGAGATCGGCAATCAGTTTGGAGCGAAGATCAAGGTCGCAGAGGTACCACCCGGACCGCCAGTCCTGCAGACGCTCGTCGCTGAAGTCTATGGACCTGACTACCGGCAGCAGATAGAAGTCGCAAAGCAGATCAAGGGGATATTTCAGCAGACTCCAGGCGTCGTCGATGTTGATTGGTACGTCGAAGATCCGCAGGCAAAGTACGACATGGTGGTGGATCTCGACAAAGCCGCGCTGCACGGCGTCTCTGCCGCCGACGTCACCCGCACGGTCCAAATAGGGCTTGGCGGTAGCACGGCAGGGCTGCTGCACACGACGGACTCACGGGAAGACGTACCGATTCGCGTGCAGCTCGCAAGGCCGGTACGTTCCGGAGTCGATGCGCTTGCGGCGCTCCGCCTCCCCACCGCTACGGGCGCGCAGGTTTCTCTGGCCGAGGTAACGAACACTCACCAAACCACGATCGACACGAGCCTGTATCGGAAAAACCTGCGGCCAGTGGTCTACGTGACCGGAGACATTTCGGGCGCGGAAGAGAGCCCTGTCTACGCCATCATGAAAATGAACAGGGCGATCGACGAGCTGAAGTTTCCGGGCGGCTACACCATAAAGCGATACACGGCGACGCTTCCCGATGAACACGATCGCGTGGCGATGAAGTGGGACGGCGAATGGCACATCACCTACGAAGTGTTCCGCGATCTCGGAATTGCCTTCGCCGCTGTGCTCGTGCTGATCTATGTCCTCGTCGTTGGCTGGTTCCGTTCGTTCATCACGCCGCTGGTCATCATGGCGCCGATCCCGCTGACGCTCGTCGGCATTCTGCCCGCGCACGCCGCCCTTGGCGCTTTCTTCACCGCAACCTCGATGATTGGCTTCATTGCAGGGGCCGGCATCATCGTACGGAATTCCATTATCCTGGTGGACTTCATTGAGCTTCGCCGTTCGGAGGGCATGCCGCTGGAGCAGGCAGTCATCGATGCAGGGGCAGTGCGTTTCCGCCCAATGCTGCTGACGGCGGCTGCGGTCGTCGTCGGCGCCAGCGTCATTCTTTTCGATCCGATCTTTCAGGGACTCGCGCTTTCACTCATGGCGGGCGAGGTGGCATCCACGCTGCTTTCACGCATGGCCGTGCCGGTCTTGTACTACATGTCACAACGGCGGAGAACTCCGCCGGATTCGGTCCTGGAGTGCGCACCAGAACAAAATTCTACGGAGGTACACGCATGA
- the leuD gene encoding 3-isopropylmalate dehydratase small subunit — translation MKPLRKHKGVVVPLDRTNVDTDQIIPKQFLKRIERTGYGNFLFYNWRFQGDGSAERNFVLNLDSYTQGTILLARRNFGCGSSREHAAWALLDYGFRVVIAPSFADIFHSNASKNGLLTVTLSDSEVDRLFAACAANGYQLTVDLENLEVTDDSGMRTPFWIDPFRQRCLLEGLDDIDLTLAHEADITAYEHNRRRY, via the coding sequence ATGAAACCATTGAGAAAGCACAAGGGCGTGGTCGTCCCTCTTGACCGAACCAACGTCGATACCGATCAGATAATTCCGAAGCAGTTCCTGAAGCGCATTGAACGCACCGGCTACGGAAACTTCCTGTTCTACAACTGGCGCTTTCAGGGCGACGGTTCGGCAGAGAGGAACTTCGTGCTGAATCTCGATTCTTACACGCAAGGTACGATCCTGCTGGCCAGGCGCAACTTCGGATGCGGTTCTTCGCGCGAGCACGCGGCGTGGGCGCTGCTCGACTACGGTTTCCGGGTGGTGATCGCACCCTCCTTTGCAGACATCTTCCATTCCAATGCGTCCAAGAACGGACTGCTTACGGTGACGCTCAGCGATTCCGAAGTCGACAGACTGTTTGCGGCGTGCGCAGCAAACGGATATCAGCTCACTGTAGATCTTGAAAACCTCGAGGTAACAGATGACAGCGGAATGCGGACGCCCTTCTGGATTGACCCGTTCCGGCAACGGTGCCTACTGGAAGGATTGGATGACATTGACCTGACTCTTGCTCATGAAGCTGACATCACAGCTTATGAACACAATCGGCGCCGCTACTGA
- a CDS encoding sigma-70 family RNA polymerase sigma factor — translation MKADLEQALTALKSGDVEGGLRLLERTVLSFGMKVCGHREDAEDTAQEVLLKLLPYITRFDNPSAFAVWLYTVARNRCLMSRRRSKFAPREHLRLEDLMPDGQELAALASPKEATPESLLLRAEHSEHVRSALQNIPAQYRLVLVLHDMEGLGTAEIAKIMAIREGTVRVRLHRARLALRQELSSRERSVSHLKKQPVQKPRQCREIFAALSDYLDQTLDPGMCDKLEKHLDGCQPCEAFLADLERTVERCRAYDAGCKSKQTSKFRDRVLQDYKRVLSSIQKKAAAR, via the coding sequence ATGAAAGCGGACTTGGAGCAGGCGCTAACCGCCTTGAAATCCGGTGATGTCGAAGGGGGCCTGAGGCTGCTCGAACGCACAGTGCTGTCTTTTGGCATGAAGGTCTGCGGCCATCGAGAGGACGCCGAGGACACTGCCCAGGAGGTCCTGCTAAAGCTCCTGCCATACATCACGCGCTTCGACAATCCGAGTGCTTTCGCCGTGTGGCTGTACACGGTCGCGCGCAATCGATGCCTGATGAGCCGACGGCGCAGCAAATTTGCTCCCCGCGAACATCTCCGGCTCGAAGACCTGATGCCGGATGGTCAGGAACTCGCGGCCCTTGCCTCGCCAAAAGAGGCTACGCCCGAGTCGTTGTTGCTCCGCGCAGAGCACTCGGAGCATGTGCGCTCGGCGCTGCAGAACATCCCGGCACAATACCGGCTTGTCCTGGTGCTGCACGACATGGAAGGACTCGGAACTGCTGAGATTGCCAAGATCATGGCAATACGTGAGGGCACGGTGAGAGTGCGCCTTCATCGCGCACGACTCGCGCTTCGACAGGAACTTTCATCACGCGAGCGGAGTGTTTCGCACCTGAAGAAGCAGCCAGTTCAGAAGCCTCGACAGTGTCGCGAGATTTTCGCCGCACTCTCCGACTACCTCGACCAAACGCTTGATCCTGGCATGTGTGACAAGCTTGAAAAGCACTTGGACGGGTGTCAGCCCTGCGAAGCGTTTCTCGCCGATCTGGAGCGCACCGTCGAGCGTTGCCGCGCGTATGACGCCGGGTGCAAGTCCAAGCAGACAAGTAAGTTCCGCGACAGAGTTTTGCAAGATTACAAACGCGTACTGTCTTCCATCCAGAAGAAGGCTGCCGCACGCTAA
- the leuB gene encoding 3-isopropylmalate dehydrogenase, which translates to MNFRITVLPGDGIGPEVTRQAVNILSTIADAGGYTFTFVERPIGGGAVLECGSPLPQQTLDSCLESDAVLLGAVGGPAFDSFEAHLRPETGLLNLRRALGCFANLRPAIAYESVSDCSPLRSEVRRGADILVVRELLGGLYFGEPRGHDPERKLAFNTMSYTEGEIERVAIVAFEKARERRRKVISVDKANVLETSRLWRSVVTRVAEDYPDVTLEHALVDSFAMQLVTTPARFDVIITENLFGDILSDEAAVITGSLGLLPSASIGGAVDLYEPIHGSAPDIAGKHIANPIGAIASAAMLLRYSAKLSTEADAIEFSIVDTLDAGYRSADLIVDPVAKKLASSTEEIGAQVKMRVADRLSSNHASHAV; encoded by the coding sequence ATGAACTTCCGTATCACGGTCCTCCCCGGCGATGGCATCGGACCTGAGGTTACGCGGCAGGCAGTAAACATTCTTAGCACAATCGCCGATGCGGGCGGTTATACGTTCACATTTGTCGAGCGACCAATCGGCGGCGGCGCTGTGCTGGAGTGCGGCAGTCCGCTGCCGCAGCAGACGCTTGACAGTTGCCTGGAAAGCGACGCGGTGTTGCTTGGCGCCGTGGGCGGGCCGGCATTCGACTCGTTCGAGGCGCACCTTCGTCCAGAGACAGGGCTGCTGAACCTGCGCCGCGCGCTCGGATGCTTTGCAAATCTGCGCCCCGCAATCGCGTACGAATCGGTGTCTGACTGCTCTCCTCTGCGCTCAGAGGTGCGAAGGGGGGCGGACATTCTTGTGGTTCGCGAACTGCTTGGGGGGCTTTATTTCGGTGAGCCCCGAGGACACGACCCGGAACGTAAGCTTGCATTCAACACCATGAGCTACACCGAGGGCGAAATCGAACGTGTTGCCATTGTCGCGTTTGAGAAGGCTCGCGAGCGCCGCCGGAAAGTAATCTCGGTTGACAAGGCCAATGTCCTCGAAACCTCCCGGCTCTGGCGTTCCGTCGTGACGCGGGTGGCAGAAGACTACCCGGATGTGACACTTGAACACGCGCTAGTGGATTCCTTCGCGATGCAACTCGTGACGACTCCCGCCCGTTTCGACGTGATCATCACTGAGAATCTCTTTGGAGACATCCTTTCCGATGAAGCGGCGGTCATTACTGGGTCCTTGGGCCTGTTGCCTTCTGCCAGCATCGGCGGGGCGGTCGATCTTTACGAGCCGATTCACGGCTCCGCCCCTGACATAGCTGGCAAACACATCGCCAATCCGATAGGAGCGATCGCCTCTGCTGCCATGTTGCTTCGTTACAGCGCGAAACTGTCGACCGAAGCCGATGCAATCGAGTTCTCGATAGTGGACACGCTCGACGCTGGCTACCGTTCGGCTGACCTGATCGTGGATCCAGTGGCGAAGAAACTGGCGAGTTCCACGGAAGAGATTGGTGCGCAAGTGAAAATGCGGGTGGCTGACCGGCTCAGCAGCAATCACGCCTCTCATGCGGTGTAG
- a CDS encoding efflux RND transporter periplasmic adaptor subunit has protein sequence MKTTVLSIALLPLALTFAGCSHEKTAVSAAPETVRGVQTITVQRASLLAYYDAVGTVRSVQTAQLASQATGVVVRVNAREGDRVRRGQVLAVIDDSQTRAGLNRASAALGSTQQDIAVAEAELTLAASTLKRYQGLYESKSVSPHEFDEIKTRYEAAKARREAALAGRTQADAAVAQARTMQGFTQIRAPFDGVVTAKLTETGNLASPGTPIFVVEDSSRFRLEANVDERAVSTVRLGQTVPVILDAVGEDSLAGKVVQILPAVDPASHTFLIKIELPRDQRIRSGLFGRARFPLGNRESLAAPQTAVVQRGTMQAVYVVGADQVASLRYVSLGRADANGVEVLSGLQSGERIVAKPGSDELNGKKIEVR, from the coding sequence ATGAAGACAACTGTTCTTTCAATTGCGCTACTCCCGCTTGCTTTGACATTCGCAGGTTGCAGCCATGAAAAGACTGCGGTCAGTGCCGCACCGGAAACCGTTCGGGGAGTGCAAACAATCACCGTACAGCGAGCAAGCTTGCTTGCTTACTATGACGCCGTCGGCACTGTTCGCTCCGTGCAGACTGCACAGCTCGCAAGCCAGGCGACGGGCGTTGTTGTGCGGGTGAATGCCCGTGAGGGTGACCGCGTGCGTCGAGGCCAGGTGCTCGCGGTCATCGACGACTCGCAAACGCGCGCCGGGCTCAATCGCGCCAGTGCGGCGCTGGGATCGACTCAGCAAGATATTGCCGTCGCCGAGGCCGAGCTGACGTTGGCAGCATCGACCCTGAAACGTTACCAGGGTCTCTACGAAAGCAAATCGGTCAGCCCACACGAGTTTGATGAGATCAAGACGCGCTACGAGGCCGCGAAAGCGCGTCGCGAAGCCGCTCTTGCGGGACGCACGCAGGCCGACGCCGCGGTGGCACAGGCTCGGACGATGCAGGGCTTTACGCAGATTCGCGCGCCGTTCGATGGCGTGGTCACCGCGAAGCTCACCGAAACCGGCAACCTTGCCAGCCCCGGCACGCCGATTTTCGTCGTTGAGGATTCAAGCCGATTCCGGCTTGAAGCCAACGTCGACGAGCGCGCAGTGAGTACCGTTCGCCTGGGGCAAACAGTTCCAGTGATTCTCGACGCAGTTGGGGAAGACAGCCTTGCGGGCAAAGTCGTGCAGATCCTTCCCGCTGTCGATCCTGCCAGCCACACATTCCTCATCAAGATAGAGCTTCCGCGTGACCAGCGTATTCGCTCCGGGCTCTTCGGCCGCGCGCGTTTCCCGCTGGGTAATCGCGAATCGCTGGCAGCGCCACAAACGGCCGTCGTGCAGCGCGGAACGATGCAGGCGGTGTACGTCGTCGGCGCCGACCAGGTGGCCAGCCTGCGTTACGTATCGCTCGGCCGTGCCGACGCCAACGGCGTCGAAGTGCTGTCCGGCCTCCAGAGCGGAGAGCGTATCGTCGCCAAGCCCGGCTCTGACGAACTGAACGGCAAGAAGATAGAGGTGCGGTGA
- the leuC gene encoding 3-isopropylmalate dehydratase large subunit: protein MSRPQTLFDKVWSSHIVREANGEPALIYIDLHLVHEVTSPQAFQGLRLNGRSVRRPDRTISTVDHNVPTTAAERLNIQDPIALQQIETLRQNCRESGIQLFDVGDQRQGIVHVIGPEQGYTQPGMTIVCGDSHTSTHGAFGALAFGIGTSEVEHVLATQCLPQQRPRTMQIRVRGEMAAGTTAKDLALAIIHQIGTDGATGYVIEYRGDAVRRLSMEGRMTLCNMSIESGARAGMVAPDDITFAYLKNRPSAPSTAEWDRTVEYWRTLVSDEGAHFDHTVEFDCDKLEPFITWGTSPGMSSPVSGVVPGITDAMDHAERNATISALEYMGLQPGCSISSIPVDCVFIGSCTNGRLEDLREAARVLHGYKINRRVRAIVVPGSGIVKMQAENEGLHKIFIEAGAEWREPGCSMCLGMNPDTLAPGERCASTSNRNFEGRQGRGGRTHLVSPAMAAAAAVAGHFVDVRDWPLQGVSL from the coding sequence ATGTCCAGACCTCAGACCCTATTCGACAAAGTTTGGTCATCGCACATCGTTCGCGAGGCCAATGGCGAACCGGCACTTATTTATATCGACCTGCACCTTGTTCACGAGGTCACTTCGCCGCAGGCATTTCAGGGACTGCGGCTGAATGGAAGAAGTGTTCGCCGCCCGGACAGAACCATTTCGACGGTTGACCACAATGTCCCCACGACCGCCGCCGAAAGACTGAACATCCAGGATCCGATTGCGTTGCAGCAGATTGAAACCCTCAGGCAGAACTGCCGTGAGAGCGGGATTCAGCTCTTCGATGTTGGCGACCAGCGTCAGGGAATTGTCCATGTGATCGGTCCCGAGCAGGGATATACCCAGCCCGGCATGACTATCGTTTGCGGAGACAGCCACACCAGCACACATGGAGCATTCGGCGCCCTCGCTTTCGGCATCGGGACATCCGAGGTTGAGCACGTCCTCGCTACGCAATGCCTCCCCCAGCAACGTCCGCGCACGATGCAGATCCGCGTGCGCGGCGAGATGGCGGCTGGCACTACGGCGAAGGATCTTGCGCTTGCCATAATCCATCAGATCGGGACCGATGGAGCCACCGGTTACGTCATCGAGTACCGGGGGGATGCCGTCAGGCGATTGTCGATGGAAGGTCGAATGACGCTCTGCAACATGAGCATCGAAAGCGGAGCACGCGCTGGAATGGTTGCTCCGGACGACATCACGTTCGCGTATCTGAAGAATAGGCCGAGTGCTCCATCCACCGCGGAGTGGGACCGCACTGTCGAGTATTGGCGGACGCTCGTCAGCGACGAAGGCGCTCATTTCGATCACACCGTTGAATTCGATTGCGACAAGCTCGAACCATTCATCACTTGGGGAACATCGCCGGGAATGTCTTCTCCGGTAAGTGGTGTAGTCCCCGGAATCACGGACGCAATGGATCACGCCGAGCGGAACGCAACAATCAGCGCACTTGAGTACATGGGTTTGCAGCCAGGTTGCTCGATCAGCAGTATTCCCGTGGATTGCGTCTTTATTGGGTCCTGCACGAACGGCCGCCTTGAAGACCTTCGTGAAGCGGCGCGAGTGCTACATGGCTACAAGATCAACCGGCGTGTTCGCGCAATCGTCGTACCCGGATCGGGCATTGTGAAGATGCAGGCTGAAAACGAAGGCCTGCATAAGATTTTCATCGAGGCCGGAGCAGAGTGGCGCGAACCAGGATGTTCGATGTGTCTTGGCATGAATCCTGACACGCTGGCCCCGGGCGAACGCTGTGCATCCACCAGCAATCGAAATTTCGAGGGGCGGCAAGGTCGGGGCGGCCGCACCCATCTGGTCAGCCCAGCGATGGCGGCCGCTGCAGCAGTAGCAGGTCATTTCGTTGACGTGCGCGACTGGCCATTGCAAGGCGTGAGTCTATGA
- a CDS encoding DUF2892 domain-containing protein, translating into MTVERALRLMAGAFVLLSLALGYWVNPWWFLFTAFVGLNLFQSGISNWCPAMMFLKKLGLR; encoded by the coding sequence ATGACAGTCGAACGCGCTCTGCGCCTGATGGCCGGAGCATTCGTGCTGCTTTCACTGGCATTGGGCTACTGGGTCAACCCGTGGTGGTTCCTGTTCACAGCCTTCGTCGGCTTGAACCTATTCCAATCAGGAATCTCAAACTGGTGTCCGGCGATGATGTTTCTGAAGAAATTGGGACTACGCTGA
- a CDS encoding TolC family protein encodes MMKVSHKAALALALAFLPTLMAAQRPEPLTLSEAVQIALEKNPLRKAAIADTRAARAGVREARAAFYPRLMFSEAAIRGNDPVFVFGTKLRQQRFGTGDFALNQLNTPTPLGDFTSRLSGQWRIFDSFQNSRSVKRARHLNGASASQLERTDQELIARVVQAYYGVLLAAKRVTVADEALKTSQAIEEHSRRRVESGLAVEADLLSAKVLTASRQQELIRARNDLSFAGVKLAIALGVSADDVFEPADVLVERTLAEPSIADLERGALDRRPDLRRVRSEQSAQQQSVSIAKSAFGPRLEAFGSWQTDSHSLGWNGGNNWTAGLELQFDLFSGGAKLAQLQREKATAERVAALRAAFENNIRLEVRGAYYDYDAARQQVAVAKAATSHATESLRILQNRYNAGLATVTDLLRVEEAAHRAQTDYWDAIYRVHTSYANLELASGTLTVNSPVVLP; translated from the coding sequence ATGATGAAAGTGTCCCACAAAGCCGCGCTAGCGCTTGCATTGGCGTTCCTGCCGACGCTCATGGCCGCACAGCGCCCTGAACCACTGACGCTCTCCGAGGCCGTGCAGATCGCATTGGAGAAGAACCCTCTGCGCAAGGCCGCCATCGCAGACACGCGTGCCGCGCGCGCCGGCGTGCGCGAGGCGAGAGCGGCGTTCTATCCGAGGCTGATGTTCTCGGAGGCCGCCATCCGCGGAAACGACCCAGTATTTGTTTTCGGCACGAAGCTTCGACAGCAACGATTCGGGACGGGCGACTTCGCTCTGAACCAACTCAATACGCCCACGCCGCTCGGCGACTTCACGTCACGTTTGAGTGGTCAGTGGCGGATATTCGACTCGTTCCAGAACTCCCGCTCGGTGAAGCGCGCGCGCCACCTGAATGGAGCCTCGGCCAGCCAGCTTGAACGCACAGACCAGGAGTTGATCGCGAGGGTGGTGCAGGCGTACTACGGCGTACTTCTCGCTGCGAAACGCGTGACCGTTGCGGACGAGGCGCTTAAGACCTCGCAGGCAATAGAAGAACACAGCCGCCGACGTGTCGAAAGCGGGCTAGCCGTTGAGGCCGACCTCTTGAGCGCCAAGGTGCTGACAGCCTCTCGCCAGCAGGAACTGATTCGCGCACGGAACGACCTCTCATTCGCTGGTGTCAAGCTGGCGATTGCACTGGGAGTTTCGGCTGACGATGTCTTTGAGCCCGCTGATGTGCTCGTTGAGCGCACCCTTGCGGAGCCCTCGATTGCGGACCTGGAGCGCGGCGCACTCGATCGCCGGCCGGACCTTCGCCGCGTCCGCAGTGAACAGTCAGCACAGCAGCAATCCGTATCGATTGCGAAATCAGCATTCGGGCCGCGCCTGGAAGCTTTCGGTTCATGGCAGACGGACAGCCACTCGCTCGGTTGGAACGGTGGAAACAACTGGACCGCCGGCCTGGAACTCCAGTTCGACCTGTTCTCGGGCGGCGCAAAGCTCGCGCAATTGCAGCGCGAAAAGGCGACGGCAGAACGCGTCGCTGCGCTGCGAGCGGCTTTCGAAAACAACATACGCCTGGAAGTCCGTGGTGCCTACTACGACTATGATGCCGCGCGTCAGCAGGTGGCCGTAGCGAAGGCCGCCACATCGCACGCGACGGAAAGCCTGCGCATCCTGCAGAACCGGTATAACGCCGGTCTCGCGACCGTGACCGATCTATTGCGCGTTGAAGAGGCAGCACACCGCGCGCAGACCGATTATTGGGATGCGATCTATCGCGTACACACCAGTTACGCCAACCTCGAACTCGCGTCGGGGACGCTCACAGTGAATTCTCCCGTGGTGTTGCCATGA
- a CDS encoding OsmC family protein, whose product MILGSVTLQQPTGTGRQFVATSGTGHNLVIDDAAGGTGAKPIELVAIALAGCTAFDVINILRKKRQTVTGYEVRCEADQASEPPQVFTNVRIHHVITGENVSPQAVEEAIRLSEEKYCSVGAMIKQSAPLHTTYELFSSANALATK is encoded by the coding sequence ATGATTCTGGGATCCGTAACACTTCAGCAGCCAACAGGAACAGGGCGACAGTTCGTCGCGACGAGCGGCACTGGCCATAACCTGGTTATCGACGATGCAGCGGGCGGCACCGGAGCCAAACCAATCGAACTCGTGGCGATTGCGCTCGCAGGTTGCACGGCTTTCGACGTCATCAACATTCTTCGCAAGAAGCGCCAAACCGTGACTGGATACGAAGTCCGGTGCGAGGCCGACCAGGCCAGCGAACCACCGCAGGTGTTTACGAACGTCCGCATTCATCATGTGATCACCGGTGAAAACGTTTCTCCCCAAGCAGTCGAGGAGGCCATTCGCCTCTCGGAGGAGAAGTACTGCTCAGTGGGCGCCATGATCAAGCAGAGCGCACCCCTGCATACGACATACGAACTCTTCTCTTCTGCAAACGCACTAGCGACGAAGTAA